The following coding sequences lie in one Streptococcus suis genomic window:
- a CDS encoding conjugal transfer protein TraE — protein MRPERKRKQAQEFLEAKEAQLKKIQKEPLKQDNNTLLGSIKSFFELGDKCLTAEDTIPIEKVYENGIFQLTDGYYTKMIAFEDINYQLALEEQRDYIFNQFAAFLNSFDNSTRLQLCFTNQLGRLDELADAITIPSKDDGLESLRCEFRDMLQNQLEKGNNGLRQTKYIVFGVKEDTYRQAKVVLSRLEIDLQSHLKGMGIRSIVLNGFERLIVLHHILNPTEQVSDLPEDLGNSDCRTSIVPDKFHFQKKYFSMDNVLCQTNHVQILASELSDRFLTELLTLEENMVLSLHIQALDQVEAIKLVKRKFTDVQRMTMEEQKKAYRSGYDLDIIPSDLMTYGTDLKHLLNDLQSRDEKMFLVSFILLNQGLTKAKLDNAVSQLATICSRHNCMLKCLDYQQEQGLISALPLGINCIKIKRQLTTSSTAVFIPFTTEELFMTSSTSIYYGLNAISHNLIMADRKKLKNPNGLILGTPGSGKSFSAKREISNAILVTDDDILICDPEGEYGALVEAFGGEVIHVSAKSKDYLNPLDINFNYGDGDAPLKDKANFIMSMLELVVGGSGLTAAEKSVIDRCLPKIYEAYFENPIPENMPILQDLYDLLIKQEESVGRKLATEMEIYVTGSLNVFNHRSNVDLNKSLLCFDIKELGTQLKKIGMLVIQDQVWNKVSQNRQSQKSTRYYIDEFHLLLKEEQTAQYSVEIWKRFRKWGGIPTGLTQNVKDLLASKEIENVFDNTDFIMMLNQASGDREILARKLKISPYQLNYVTNSDAGEGLLFFGNTIVPFLDQFPKNTLLYQKMTTKPEEVRKG, from the coding sequence ATGAGACCAGAAAGAAAAAGAAAACAGGCACAAGAGTTTCTTGAAGCAAAGGAAGCCCAATTAAAAAAGATTCAAAAGGAACCTCTAAAACAGGATAATAACACGTTACTTGGTTCTATTAAATCATTTTTTGAATTAGGAGATAAATGTTTGACTGCTGAAGATACAATACCAATTGAAAAAGTATATGAAAATGGAATTTTTCAATTAACTGATGGCTACTATACAAAAATGATTGCCTTTGAAGATATTAACTATCAATTAGCATTGGAAGAGCAACGAGATTACATTTTCAATCAGTTTGCTGCATTTTTAAATAGTTTTGATAATTCGACCAGATTGCAACTTTGTTTTACTAACCAACTTGGAAGATTGGATGAATTAGCAGATGCAATTACAATCCCATCAAAAGATGATGGATTAGAGTCATTACGTTGCGAATTTAGAGATATGCTTCAAAATCAATTGGAGAAGGGGAATAACGGCTTAAGGCAAACAAAATATATTGTTTTTGGCGTAAAAGAAGATACTTATCGTCAAGCAAAGGTTGTTTTATCCAGGTTGGAAATTGATCTACAATCTCATTTGAAAGGGATGGGGATTCGTTCTATTGTCCTAAATGGTTTTGAACGATTGATTGTACTTCATCATATTTTGAACCCGACAGAGCAAGTTTCTGATTTGCCAGAGGATTTGGGCAATAGTGATTGTCGCACTTCGATTGTGCCAGATAAATTTCACTTTCAGAAGAAGTATTTTTCAATGGATAATGTTTTGTGTCAGACCAATCATGTACAGATTTTAGCATCAGAATTATCAGATAGGTTTTTAACTGAATTACTTACTCTTGAGGAGAATATGGTTCTATCGCTACATATACAAGCATTAGATCAAGTTGAAGCGATCAAGTTAGTTAAACGTAAGTTTACCGATGTGCAACGGATGACGATGGAAGAGCAGAAGAAGGCATATCGTTCTGGTTATGATCTAGATATTATTCCTTCCGATTTGATGACCTATGGTACTGATTTGAAACACCTATTGAATGATTTGCAGAGTCGTGATGAAAAGATGTTTCTCGTATCGTTTATCCTTCTTAATCAAGGATTAACGAAAGCAAAACTGGATAATGCAGTCTCTCAATTAGCAACTATTTGTAGCCGACATAATTGTATGCTGAAATGTCTGGATTACCAACAGGAGCAAGGCTTAATATCAGCTTTACCGTTAGGAATAAATTGTATCAAAATCAAGCGGCAATTAACGACTTCAAGTACGGCCGTCTTCATACCCTTTACGACTGAAGAGCTTTTTATGACTTCAAGTACATCTATCTATTATGGATTAAATGCTATAAGTCATAACTTGATTATGGCAGATAGGAAGAAACTAAAGAACCCCAATGGATTAATTTTGGGGACACCTGGTTCTGGTAAGTCTTTCTCAGCCAAGCGTGAAATTTCCAATGCCATACTAGTAACAGATGATGATATTCTTATCTGTGATCCAGAAGGAGAGTACGGTGCTCTTGTAGAAGCATTTGGTGGAGAGGTTATTCATGTTTCCGCTAAATCTAAGGATTATTTGAATCCATTAGATATAAACTTCAACTATGGAGATGGCGATGCACCTCTGAAAGATAAGGCGAATTTTATCATGTCAATGCTCGAACTTGTAGTAGGCGGTTCTGGGTTAACAGCCGCTGAAAAATCTGTCATTGACCGATGTCTGCCGAAAATCTACGAAGCATACTTCGAAAACCCTATTCCAGAGAATATGCCAATCTTACAGGATTTATATGATTTGTTGATAAAACAGGAAGAAAGCGTTGGTCGAAAATTAGCGACTGAAATGGAGATATATGTGACAGGTTCACTAAATGTATTTAATCATCGTTCAAATGTCGACTTGAATAAATCACTTCTATGCTTCGATATAAAAGAGCTGGGGACACAGTTAAAAAAGATTGGTATGTTAGTTATTCAAGACCAGGTATGGAACAAGGTTTCACAAAATAGGCAAAGTCAAAAATCTACACGGTATTATATCGATGAATTTCACTTACTGCTAAAGGAGGAACAAACAGCTCAATATTCGGTTGAAATTTGGAAGAGGTTTCGTAAGTGGGGAGGGATTCCGACAGGTTTAACTCAAAACGTAAAAGACCTTTTAGCGAGTAAGGAAATAGAAAATGTTTTTGATAATACGGACTTTATTATGATGTTGAACCAGGCTTCAGGGGACAGAGAAATTCTAGCTAGAAAACTAAAAATATCTCCCTATCAGCTCAATTATGTAACCAACTCTGATGCTGGAGAGGGGCTACTATTCTTTGGTAATACAATTGTTCCTTTCTTAGACCAATTCCCTAAGAATACACTTTTGTATCAGAAGATGACAACCAAACCAGAAGAGGTCAGGAAGGGCTAG